GACCTCGAGATCCCGCTGGAGGCGCAGGGCATTTCGATCTTCGGCGCCAACCACTGCAGCGGCACCCGCAGGTCGGAACGGTTGATCGCCCACGAACTGGCCCACCAGTGGTTCGGCAATTCGGTCACGGTGCGCCGCTGGCGCGACATCTGGCTGCACGAGGGCTTCGCCTGCTACGCGGAATGGCTGTGGTCGGAGCACTCCGGTGGCCACAGCGCCGACCACTGGGCCCGCCACTACCACCGCAGGCTGGCCGATCTGCCGCAGGATCTCCTGCTGGCAGATCCGGGTCCGCGGGACATGTTCGACGACCGGGTCTACAAGCGGGGCGCCCTGACCCTGCACGTCCTGCGCAGGCAGATCGGGGACGAGAAGTTCTACGCCCTACTGCGGGACTGGACGGCGCGGCACCGCCACAGCACCGCGTTCACCGACGACTTCACCGGGCTGGCGGCCAATTACGCCGACGAGTCGCTGCGCCCACTGTGGGATGCGTGGCTCTACGCCGAGGACCTGCCGAAGCTGTGACCGACGCGGCGCCGTCGACCGGCCCGGTCACGCGGAGCAGCGTGGCGCGGGTGGGTGTCGCGACGGCGGTGACCGCGATGTGTGGATACGCGGTGCTGTACCTGGCCGCGCGTGATCTGGAACCCGCGGGCTTCTCGGTGTTCGGGGTGTTCTGGGGGGCCTTCGGTCTGGCCAGCGGGGCGGCGTTCGGCCTGTTGCAGGAGGCGACGCGGGAAGTGCGCGACGCCCGCGCAGACCATCCGGCCGACGGTCCGCACACCCGCCCCATGCGGGTCGCCGCGGTGGTCGCCGTCGTCGCGGCCGTGCTGATCGTCGTGACCTCGCCGCTGTGGGCGGGGCACGTTTTCGTTGAGGCGCAATGGCTTTCGGTGGTGCTGCTGAGCGCCGGGCTGGCCGGTTTCTGCCTGCACGCCACGCTGCTCGGCATGCTGGCCGGCGTCGACCTCTGGACCCAGTACGGGGCGCTGATGGTGACCGACGCGGTGATCCGCGTACTGGTGGCCGCGGCGACGTTCGCGGCCGGATGGGGTCTCGGCGGATTCCTGTGGGCGACGGTCGGCGGTGCCGTCGCGTGGCTGATCCTGCTGGCCTGCTCCCCCGCCACGCGCATGGCCGCGCGGCTGCGCACCCCGGGCAGCACGGCGACGTTCCTGCGCGGCGCCGCGCACTCGATCGCCGCCGCAGGCGCCAGCGCGGTCCTGGTCATGGGCTTTCCCGTCCTGCTGCAGGCGACGTCGGACGATCTGGGAGCCACCGGCGGCGTGGTGATCCTCGCCGTGACGCTGACCCGGGCGCCGCTGTTGGTCCCGTTGACCGCGATGCAGGGAAACCTGATCGCCCACTTCGTCGACCAGCGCACCGCCCGCCTGCGTGCGCTGATCGCCCCGTCGGCGCTGGTGGTCGGACTGGGAGCGGTCGGTGTCGTCGCCGCGGGGCTGTTGGGGCCGTGGCTGCTGCGCGCCGGGTTCGGCGAGCAGTACCGGGCCGACGGCGCGCTGCTGGCGTGGCTCACCACGGCCGCCGTGGCGATCGCACTGTTGACGTTGACCGGCGCGGCGACCGTCGCCGCCGCCATGCACCGCACGTACGCGGTGGGATGGGTGAGCGCGACCGTGGCAGCCGTGCTGTTGCTGCTGCTCCCGCTGGACCTGGAGACCAGGACCGTGATTGCGTTGCTCTGCGGTCCGGTGGTCGGTATCGCCGTGCACCTCGCCGGACTTGCGGGCTCGTACGACCGGGCGCATATCCTGCGTTCTCGACGAAGGAGGACACCATGACGTGGCTGGTCACCGGCGGCGCGGGGTACATCGGCTCGCACGTCGTCCGGGCGTTGGCCGAGGCCGGCCTACCGGTCGTCGTGATCGACGACCTGTCGACGGGACTGGCGCAGTTCGTGCCCGACTCCGTGCCGCTCGTCCGCGGCACCCTGCTCGACGGACCGCTCGTCGAGCAGACACTGCGTGACCATGCGGTCACCGGGGTCATCCACGTCGCGGGCTTCAAGTACGCCGGGGTCTCGGTGCAGCGCCCGCTGCACACCTACGAGCAGAACGTGTCCGCGATGGTGACGCTGCTCGAAGCGATGCAGACCGTCGGCGTCGACAGAGTCGTGTTCTCGTCGAGCGCGGCGACGTACGGCACCCCGGACACCGATCAGGTCGACGAGACCACCCCCACGCGCCCGGAGTCCCCGTACGGCGAAACCAAGCTGATCGGTGAGTGGCTGTTGCGGGATCTGGGGCGCTCAGCGGGCCTCCGGCACACCAGCCTGCGGTATTTCAATGTCGTCGGGTCGGGTTCCACGACGTTGTTCGACGTCAGCCCGCACAACCTGTTCCCGCTGGTGTTCGACATGCTCTACCGCGGGGAGACACCGCGCATCAACGGTGACGACTACCCGACGGCGGACGGCACCTGTGTGCGTGACTACGTCGACGTCGGCGATGTCGCGCTGGCACACGTCGCCGCGGCCCGTCGGCTCGACAGCGGCGAACCGGTGGAATCGGTGTACAACCTCGGCAGCGGTGCCGGCACCTCGGTGCGCGAGATCATGACCGCCATCCGTGAGGTCACCGGCGTCGACTTCGAACCGCAGATCATGCCGCGGCGTCCGGGTGATCCGGCGCGGATCGTGGCCAACGGCGACCTCGCGGCGCGCGACCTCGACTGGAAGATGCGTCACTCGCTGAAGGACATGGTGGCCTCGGCATGGGCGGCGCGCCAGGCGGCGGGCGCCGGATATCCGGGAGCAGGGCAGTCCTGAATCGGGTCGCCCGCGCCGCCACTGCGCTCATCGCGGTGCAGTTGGTCGTGCGCGCAGTGCTGGCGTTCGGCGGGTACTTCTACTGGGACGACCTGATCCTGATCGGCCGGGCCGGCACGCAGGGACTGTTGTCGCCGTCCTTCCTGTTCGACGACCACGACGGGCACGTGATGCCGGCGGCGTTCCTGCTATCGGGGGCGATCACCCGGGTGGCGCCGTGGTCCTGGGTGCTGCCTGCGGTGAGCCTGGTGGTGTTGCAGCTGTTGGCGTCGCTGGCGCTGCTGCGCGCCCTGCACGTCATCCTGGGCTGGCGCCCGGTTCTGTTGGTGCCGTTGACCTTTGCGTTGTTCACCCCGCTGGCGGTGCCCGGCTTCGCGTGGTGGGCCGCGGCGCTGAACTCGCTGCCGATGCTGGCGGCGCTGGCGTGGGTGTGCGCGGACGCAGTGCTGTTGGTGCGCACCGGCCGGCAGCGCTACGCGGTGACGGCGGTGGCGGTGTATGTCGGCGGGCTGTTGTTCTTCGAGAAGGCGGCGGTGATCCCGTTCGTCGCGTTCGCCGTCGTAGCGCTGCTGGCGTACGTGACGGGCGACCGGGCCGCGGTGGTGACGGTGTGGCGGCGCGGCGTTCGGCTCTGGGTCAGCGCGCTGGCGGTGACGGCGGCGTGGGTCGGGGTGTATCTGCTCGTCGTCGACCAGCAGCGGTGGAGCTTCGATCTGGCGATGACGTGGGATCTGCTGGCGCGGTCGATCACCCACGGCATCGTGCCGGGACTGGTTGGCGGACCGTGGGATTGGCAGCGGTGGGCGCCGGCGTCGCCGTGGGCGACCCCGCCGGTGGCGGTGATGGTGCTGGGCTGGGCGGCGTTGGCCGCCGTCGTCGCGGTGTCCTTTGCACGCAAGCGGCGGATCGGGCCGGTGTGGGCGGTGGCGGTCGGGTACGCGGTGGCGTGCCAGGTGCCGATCTATCTCATGCGGTCGTCGCGGTTCACCGCCCTCGAGTTGGCGCAGACCCTGCGATACCTGCCGGATCTGGTGGTCGTGCTGGCGCTGCTGATGGCGGTCGGGTTCTGCGCGCCGAACCGGGAGGGTGTGCGGTGGCTGGATGCGTCGGGGCGCCGGACCGCGGTGGTCGTTGCGCTGATGGGCGCCTTCGTGGCGAGCAGCCTGTACTCGACGGTGACGTTCCACCGGATCTGGCGCGACAGTCCGGTGCCGGCCTATGTGGCGAATGCGCGGGCCGGACTGGCCGGGGTGGACGCGCCGATGCTCGACCAGGAGGTCGATCCGCTGATCCTGCAGAGGGTGGCGGCGCCGGAGAACCTGGCGAGCCACATGTTCGCGTTGGTCGAGGACCGCCCGGAGTTCGCGGCGAGTACGACGGACCTGCGGGTGCTGGACCCGTCGGGCCATGTGGTCGACGCATTGGTGACGTGGGTGCGCGCGATACGGCCGGGCCCCGAGCCGAACTGCGGGTATCTGGTGCAGCCGGACTTCCCGGTGCGGATGCCGCTGGATGGGCCGCTGCTGCCGGCGGACTGGACGGCGGAGATCAACTACCTGGCGAACAGCGACGGATCGCTGATGATGGCGCTGTCGGAGGGCCCGGAGGTGAAAGTTCCGGTGCGTCCCGGCCTGAATCGGGTGTTCGTACGGTTGCCAGGCGCCGGTGACGCAATCAATGTCAGCGCGAGCACCGCGGCGTTGTCGGTGTGCATATCGCCCGGTCCGGTTGGATTCGTGGCACCGAGGTAGTCCGGGGTACGGGATACTGGGCAAATGATGTTGCGACGCGGTGGGGTGCCGTGCCGGTGAGCGCTCTCGACGGTTTCTACACGACCTGGGACAACGCGAGAGAGACGTTCGGTCAGGGCACCCCGCAAAGCGGTACCGACTTCGACAAGAGCCCGCAGCTCACCAACCTCGGGTCGGGCGTCACCGCGGCGGCGCCGGGATCGACGTGGTCGGGGGCCGCGGCGGCGAACTACGA
Above is a window of Mycolicibacterium baixiangningiae DNA encoding:
- the galE gene encoding UDP-glucose 4-epimerase GalE, which produces MTWLVTGGAGYIGSHVVRALAEAGLPVVVIDDLSTGLAQFVPDSVPLVRGTLLDGPLVEQTLRDHAVTGVIHVAGFKYAGVSVQRPLHTYEQNVSAMVTLLEAMQTVGVDRVVFSSSAATYGTPDTDQVDETTPTRPESPYGETKLIGEWLLRDLGRSAGLRHTSLRYFNVVGSGSTTLFDVSPHNLFPLVFDMLYRGETPRINGDDYPTADGTCVRDYVDVGDVALAHVAAARRLDSGEPVESVYNLGSGAGTSVREIMTAIREVTGVDFEPQIMPRRPGDPARIVANGDLAARDLDWKMRHSLKDMVASAWAARQAAGAGYPGAGQS